One region of Jonesiaceae bacterium BS-20 genomic DNA includes:
- the sigE gene encoding RNA polymerase sigma factor SigE, with translation MAVMTNQGLSAAAEWHPPSWEEVVQEHFGRVYRLAFRLSGNQHDAEDITQEVFIRVFKSLKNFQPGSIEGWLHRITTNVFLDLVRRKKRIRMDPMGEEAAGYADRSDLNDPQRHFDYRNLDHDIQRALNDLAPQYRIVVVLCDIEGLSYEEIAQTLGVKLGTVRSRIHRARAKLRVSLTHLTPNEPLPAAASVDPTLSAAGGGQ, from the coding sequence ATGGCCGTGATGACTAATCAGGGATTATCCGCAGCGGCCGAGTGGCACCCGCCATCTTGGGAAGAAGTGGTGCAGGAACACTTTGGCAGGGTGTACCGGCTCGCGTTTCGGCTGAGCGGCAACCAGCATGATGCTGAGGACATAACCCAAGAAGTTTTCATCCGGGTGTTCAAATCACTGAAGAACTTCCAACCCGGCTCAATTGAGGGTTGGCTCCACCGAATCACCACAAACGTGTTTCTGGATCTCGTGCGCCGCAAGAAGCGAATTCGCATGGACCCAATGGGGGAAGAAGCGGCCGGATACGCGGATCGAAGTGACCTCAATGATCCGCAACGCCATTTTGACTACCGCAACCTCGACCACGACATTCAGCGTGCGCTCAATGACCTTGCGCCGCAATACCGAATTGTTGTGGTGCTGTGCGACATTGAGGGACTGAGCTACGAAGAAATAGCGCAAACCCTTGGGGTCAAGCTCGGTACCGTGCGGTCCCGTATCCACCGGGCCCGAGCGAAGCTGCGAGTGAGTTTGACACACCTGACCCCCAATGAACCGCTTCCAGCTGCTGCCAGCGTGGACCCAACCCTCAGCGCTGCGGGTGGTGGCCAGTGA
- a CDS encoding YihY/virulence factor BrkB family protein, whose amino-acid sequence MSPNKRFSLPALFTALALWLKQFSALIVASRPLRAWKRFTQANGPTLCGGIAYTALFSIFGALTIGYTVFSRILGGNEELMDSLLDTIDDFMPGLLKINGKDGLIAPNSLILESGLTLTSVIAGVVLLWAALGCMSAIRRSTRAMFDLPVKQSNMALAKLRELAGLGILGLSVLVVTVASVSVTAAGRWFIGAFNLPDFANWAIPTGTIFISFLIDGAVFLLVVRVLAGVQLPTRDKLLGAGLSALGYGALRQVGTALVASSASNASGNFVVASLAVFITLLLWVNFSATIFLVVCAFAANPTQAELDMATPIPGQQPLVTIANQPVDPISQQISRNRALILREILVALAAFQLGKRAQRKQAVKNCTEAGNKDRLTV is encoded by the coding sequence GTGAGTCCTAACAAACGATTTTCTCTCCCCGCACTGTTCACCGCGCTAGCACTGTGGCTGAAGCAATTCAGTGCACTGATTGTGGCCTCCCGTCCATTGCGGGCTTGGAAACGGTTCACGCAGGCGAATGGTCCAACCCTCTGCGGTGGCATTGCATACACCGCGCTATTTTCTATTTTTGGTGCACTGACCATCGGGTATACCGTGTTCTCCCGGATCCTTGGTGGTAATGAAGAGCTGATGGATTCACTGTTGGATACCATCGACGACTTCATGCCCGGGTTACTGAAGATCAATGGAAAAGATGGGCTGATTGCTCCCAACAGTCTCATTTTGGAATCCGGCCTGACCCTGACCTCGGTGATTGCCGGTGTCGTACTGTTATGGGCCGCGCTGGGGTGTATGAGCGCAATTAGGCGTTCGACACGGGCTATGTTTGACCTGCCGGTCAAACAGTCCAACATGGCGCTGGCAAAGTTGCGTGAGCTGGCAGGTTTGGGAATCCTTGGATTGAGCGTCCTCGTAGTAACGGTCGCCTCGGTCTCAGTCACGGCAGCCGGGCGCTGGTTCATTGGCGCATTTAACTTGCCGGACTTCGCCAACTGGGCGATTCCCACAGGAACCATTTTCATCAGTTTCCTGATCGATGGTGCAGTCTTCTTGCTCGTTGTACGAGTCCTTGCCGGGGTGCAACTGCCTACGCGAGACAAACTCCTTGGGGCTGGGCTGTCCGCACTGGGATATGGGGCGCTGCGACAAGTTGGAACCGCGCTCGTAGCATCCAGCGCTTCGAATGCCTCGGGTAACTTCGTTGTTGCTTCCCTTGCTGTCTTCATAACCCTGCTGCTGTGGGTAAACTTCAGTGCCACCATTTTTCTTGTGGTGTGTGCATTTGCTGCCAACCCCACACAAGCGGAATTAGATATGGCCACCCCTATTCCAGGGCAGCAACCACTCGTGACAATAGCCAACCAGCCCGTAGACCCTATTTCCCAGCAGATTTCACGGAACCGGGCTCTCATCTTGCGGGAAATTCTGGTAGCCCTCGCCGCTTTCCAACTGGGCAAACGAGCCCAGCGCAAGCAGGCAGTCAAGAACTGCACGGAAGCGGGCAACAAAGATAGGTTGACCGTCTGA
- a CDS encoding trypsin-like peptidase domain-containing protein has product MTYPDQSPIIPDPVNRFAPPPNGIPEPPVQQAGSAPEQVSGFPADRPDTQPAANGSPFAAPGGLGAEYAAQTSPFAAPGGGGTPHGAQPSQPETPPVPLPPTAGYNATLHQEVFGQVPSPFDQEHGSPYSSIGAGPLMAAGYFGESQIPHTPHTPRKRGLGFGAVTGLVLLALVAGAGGGVLATKFLPGSSTTAGKTVITQVGPGDSDTDLSRTPGSVADTASRVLPSVVSIQVASGGGFSTGSGFVLTADGYIITNDHVIQEAKDGGTVTVAFADGQEYTAELIGSTVEYDLAVIKVERDGLQPLALADSDALVVGDQVIAIGAPLGLEGTVTTGIISALNRPVTAGDVQSTSYINAVQTDAAINPGNSGGPLVNVSGEVIGVNSAIAQTPSQLSGTTGSIGLGFAIASNQVGRTAAQIIENGYATYPIIGVLLNSVYAGEGVQIVPTNTPGQPAVTPGGPGALAGLEPGEIILAINGRPVTQSDELIVAIRAKAPGDEVELTVRNGSKERLVTMVLGEAKSE; this is encoded by the coding sequence ATGACATATCCTGACCAATCGCCGATCATCCCTGACCCGGTCAACAGGTTTGCGCCGCCGCCAAATGGAATACCTGAGCCGCCAGTCCAGCAGGCAGGGTCAGCACCCGAGCAAGTATCCGGTTTTCCAGCAGATCGGCCAGATACTCAACCAGCGGCTAACGGAAGCCCGTTCGCAGCCCCCGGTGGGCTGGGAGCCGAATACGCGGCCCAGACGAGCCCGTTTGCGGCCCCAGGTGGGGGAGGAACCCCGCACGGGGCCCAGCCCAGCCAACCCGAAACCCCGCCGGTTCCACTTCCACCTACGGCGGGCTACAACGCCACGTTGCACCAGGAAGTCTTTGGGCAGGTTCCTTCGCCCTTTGATCAAGAACACGGCTCACCGTATTCATCCATTGGCGCAGGGCCGCTCATGGCAGCCGGTTACTTTGGTGAATCTCAAATTCCGCACACTCCACACACGCCGAGAAAGCGTGGTCTTGGGTTTGGTGCGGTCACCGGCTTAGTTCTACTGGCATTGGTAGCGGGCGCCGGCGGCGGTGTGCTGGCCACAAAGTTTCTCCCTGGGTCGTCTACAACCGCGGGTAAAACCGTCATTACCCAGGTTGGCCCCGGTGATTCGGATACGGACTTGAGCCGCACCCCCGGATCGGTTGCGGACACTGCGTCGCGCGTTTTGCCTTCGGTGGTATCGATCCAGGTCGCTAGCGGCGGCGGGTTTAGCACCGGATCCGGGTTTGTCCTGACCGCAGATGGCTACATTATTACAAATGATCACGTCATCCAAGAGGCTAAAGATGGTGGAACCGTCACGGTAGCATTTGCCGATGGTCAGGAGTACACCGCTGAGCTCATTGGGTCGACGGTTGAATACGACCTCGCTGTAATTAAGGTCGAGCGTGACGGACTGCAACCCCTAGCATTAGCTGACTCGGACGCCCTCGTTGTTGGTGATCAGGTCATTGCGATTGGTGCTCCGCTGGGTCTTGAAGGCACGGTTACTACGGGTATTATTTCCGCGTTAAACCGCCCGGTTACGGCCGGGGACGTTCAGTCCACCTCGTATATCAACGCGGTCCAAACCGATGCTGCAATTAACCCGGGCAACTCGGGTGGCCCGTTGGTCAACGTGTCGGGAGAGGTGATCGGGGTGAACTCCGCGATCGCCCAAACGCCAAGCCAACTCAGTGGCACCACCGGATCAATTGGTCTGGGCTTTGCCATTGCGTCCAATCAAGTTGGCCGCACTGCCGCCCAGATCATTGAAAATGGTTATGCGACCTATCCAATTATTGGCGTCCTGTTGAACTCCGTGTACGCGGGTGAGGGTGTGCAGATTGTGCCAACCAATACTCCGGGTCAACCGGCAGTGACGCCGGGCGGCCCCGGGGCCCTAGCCGGTTTGGAACCGGGGGAGATCATTTTGGCCATAAATGGTCGCCCCGTAACCCAGTCTGATGAGCTCATCGTTGCGATCCGGGCCAAGGCTCCCGGGGATGAAGTAGAGTTAACAGTTCGCAATGGCTCGAAGGAACGCTTGGTAACGATGGTCCTTGGGGAAGCAAAAAGCGAGTAG
- a CDS encoding class I SAM-dependent methyltransferase, producing the protein MTEIARDWAYAEEFITEDEILLDARERAAHLGATSVTPAVGSALRLLAATAAVRTAVEIGTGTGVGSLWLLSGMTPDGVLTTIDSELELHKAARLAFSAAGIRPVRCRAITGNPHEVLPRLADSGYDMVVIGAGQGDLMQYVEQAERLLRVGGLVIIENALANGRVADPANREEPVVALRTLHKYFLDAPQWLPALVPVGNGLLAAVKQAI; encoded by the coding sequence GTGACTGAGATAGCTCGTGATTGGGCGTACGCGGAAGAGTTCATTACCGAGGATGAGATTCTCCTTGACGCTCGGGAACGTGCCGCCCATTTGGGCGCCACCTCCGTAACACCTGCCGTTGGATCGGCCTTGCGGTTGCTAGCCGCAACGGCAGCGGTACGCACCGCCGTGGAAATTGGCACCGGGACGGGGGTTGGCTCACTGTGGCTGCTGTCAGGTATGACACCGGACGGAGTGCTCACCACAATCGACTCGGAACTTGAGCTTCACAAGGCGGCGCGTCTCGCTTTTTCAGCCGCCGGAATCCGCCCGGTACGGTGCCGTGCGATCACCGGTAACCCGCACGAGGTGCTGCCTCGATTGGCCGACTCCGGCTACGACATGGTTGTCATAGGCGCAGGTCAAGGCGATCTCATGCAGTACGTTGAGCAGGCTGAGCGGCTGCTCCGAGTGGGCGGATTAGTCATCATTGAAAATGCACTGGCTAATGGCCGCGTGGCGGATCCAGCTAATCGGGAGGAGCCAGTGGTCGCTCTGCGTACGCTGCACAAGTACTTTCTCGATGCCCCACAGTGGCTCCCGGCGCTTGTGCCGGTAGGCAACGGACTACTGGCCGCAGTGAAACAGGCTATCTAA
- a CDS encoding zf-HC2 domain-containing protein — protein sequence MTPHLGEQASALVDNQLSGAEQERAFMHLAQCASCVEEVTAIRQARALLHRASQVPAPRLELMESLIRLEVSGPPAQFASPIPALDANPFLVPQSVTASGYRGDISGPQGLARHWPKYVAGLTVSALCASMYVLGGRPTVTPRLTALATQEHLSRTLTTHDFAPVSEVAQRGRSGMINAIDWPKLESWLAAHKYAVPQNLPASVTVERVGFSTANPGVLEMVFGTDVGQVMLTETYGQLDLSAVSALPPIEHESGNIYVISQSPAHLIWQSGENVVELSSTASVSQIGQMTEQFAVSNSDQGLTDRMVRGLTQITGVQP from the coding sequence GTGACGCCACACCTTGGGGAGCAAGCCTCTGCGTTGGTGGATAATCAACTTTCAGGTGCCGAGCAGGAGCGCGCTTTTATGCACTTAGCGCAGTGCGCGAGCTGCGTTGAAGAAGTAACGGCGATCCGGCAGGCTCGGGCGCTCCTACACCGAGCCTCGCAGGTCCCAGCCCCCCGGTTGGAACTGATGGAATCGCTCATTCGATTGGAAGTTTCCGGGCCGCCCGCCCAATTCGCATCCCCGATTCCCGCGTTAGACGCTAACCCTTTCTTGGTTCCTCAGTCGGTGACCGCATCCGGGTATCGAGGCGATATTAGTGGGCCCCAGGGACTTGCAAGACACTGGCCCAAGTATGTGGCGGGCCTAACCGTGAGCGCGTTATGTGCCAGCATGTACGTCCTGGGTGGACGTCCAACCGTAACGCCCCGGTTAACAGCGCTAGCAACGCAGGAACACCTGAGCAGAACATTGACCACTCATGACTTTGCGCCGGTATCTGAGGTCGCACAGCGGGGCAGATCCGGAATGATCAACGCAATTGATTGGCCCAAACTTGAGTCGTGGTTAGCCGCCCACAAGTACGCCGTCCCACAGAATCTACCTGCCTCGGTTACGGTCGAAAGGGTTGGATTTTCAACTGCGAACCCTGGAGTGCTCGAAATGGTTTTTGGTACCGACGTAGGCCAGGTCATGTTGACCGAAACTTACGGTCAACTGGATTTATCTGCGGTTTCCGCCCTGCCGCCAATTGAACATGAGTCAGGTAACATCTACGTGATCAGCCAGAGTCCGGCACACTTGATTTGGCAGAGCGGTGAAAACGTTGTTGAACTGAGCTCGACGGCCTCGGTATCCCAGATTGGTCAGATGACTGAACAGTTTGCAGTCAGCAACAGCGATCAGGGTCTGACGGACCGCATGGTTCGTGGGCTCACACAGATAACCGGAGTGCAGCCATGA
- a CDS encoding Sec-independent protein translocase TatB → MFGINGGELIIILVLAVVIIGPERLPQFAEQLAHWVRKGKQLFAQAKEKVDEELGPEIGDVDWAKLDPRQYDPRKIVRETLLEDTVLDPAYAAKQAAKAAGAAVPVTAMVAGGPAAASGIPKSPYAGSGFERYQPLDAGKPAPFDPEAT, encoded by the coding sequence GTGTTCGGAATTAATGGTGGCGAGCTCATCATCATCCTTGTGCTTGCCGTGGTTATTATCGGGCCTGAACGGCTGCCGCAATTTGCGGAACAATTAGCGCACTGGGTCCGCAAGGGCAAGCAACTCTTTGCGCAAGCGAAAGAAAAGGTTGACGAGGAACTGGGCCCAGAAATTGGGGATGTCGACTGGGCCAAGCTTGACCCACGGCAATATGACCCCCGCAAGATTGTCCGTGAAACCCTCCTAGAAGACACGGTTCTGGACCCCGCGTACGCAGCGAAACAAGCAGCCAAAGCGGCTGGAGCCGCGGTCCCGGTAACAGCTATGGTCGCCGGGGGCCCAGCTGCGGCATCGGGAATCCCAAAATCGCCATATGCCGGGTCCGGATTTGAAAGATATCAACCTCTCGATGCCGGGAAACCTGCCCCGTTTGACCCAGAAGCCACCTAA
- the trpS gene encoding tryptophan--tRNA ligase, with translation MNSQLPRPRILSGMQPSNDSLSLGNYIGALTQWVALQDSYDTLYMMADLHALTVNPDPAKLRERTRNTLAQYLAGGVDPDRSTLFVQSHVPQHTELAWVLSCQTGFGEMNRMTQFKDKSQKQGNEGTTVGLFTYPVLMAADILLYNAALVPVGEDQRQHLEITRDLADRMNSRFGEDTFVVPQGHIVKSVAKIYDLQDPTAKMSKSHGPKGTIWLMDDPKVTAKKIRSAVTDAGAEIVFDPENKPGVSNLLTIYSVMADKTIAELEAEYADKQYGHLKVDLAEVVTDFLTDFQTKVNGYLADPAELDAILASGAAKARDIAAETLERVYTRVGLLAPKQGA, from the coding sequence ATGAATTCGCAACTGCCACGCCCTCGTATCCTGTCCGGGATGCAACCATCAAATGATTCGCTCTCCCTTGGAAATTACATCGGAGCCTTGACACAATGGGTGGCGCTGCAGGATTCCTACGACACCCTATACATGATGGCGGACCTTCACGCGCTGACCGTCAACCCAGATCCCGCAAAGTTGCGGGAACGCACCCGTAACACACTCGCCCAGTATTTGGCCGGGGGAGTAGACCCGGACCGGTCCACGTTGTTTGTCCAGTCGCACGTGCCGCAGCACACCGAGCTCGCATGGGTGCTGTCTTGCCAAACCGGTTTTGGTGAGATGAACCGGATGACCCAATTCAAAGATAAGTCGCAGAAGCAAGGCAACGAAGGTACTACGGTCGGACTATTTACTTATCCGGTATTGATGGCCGCAGATATCTTGCTCTACAACGCGGCGTTGGTTCCCGTTGGTGAGGACCAACGCCAGCACCTCGAGATCACCCGCGATCTTGCCGACCGAATGAACTCCCGGTTCGGCGAAGATACCTTTGTGGTTCCCCAAGGCCACATTGTGAAGTCGGTTGCTAAGATTTACGACCTGCAGGACCCAACGGCCAAGATGAGCAAATCTCACGGCCCCAAGGGCACCATCTGGCTTATGGATGACCCAAAGGTCACGGCGAAGAAGATCCGGTCGGCAGTCACGGACGCAGGGGCGGAAATTGTGTTTGACCCGGAGAACAAGCCGGGCGTATCCAACCTCCTGACCATCTACTCGGTCATGGCCGATAAGACCATCGCGGAGCTGGAAGCCGAGTACGCGGACAAGCAGTACGGTCACCTCAAGGTTGACCTCGCTGAAGTTGTCACGGATTTCCTTACCGATTTTCAGACCAAGGTCAACGGCTACTTGGCCGACCCTGCCGAGCTGGACGCAATTCTTGCTTCCGGTGCAGCCAAGGCACGCGACATAGCAGCCGAGACCCTTGAGCGCGTGTACACCCGCGTTGGGTTGCTTGCCCCTAAGCAGGGCGCTTAG
- a CDS encoding 2'-5' RNA ligase family protein, with product MSPDELGPDQKQIGISIAIPPPFAEELTAARESFGDPLARAIPPHITLLGPTVINVGDLDMIRDHTARAANTIKPFRVHLRGTATFRPISPVVFIQVVQGISECESLERAVRSGPLDLPTRFNYHPHVTIAHEVSERELDRAFADMNSYNAIFQINKIHLFEHGSDHRWRPVTSFPLGSSGGIS from the coding sequence ATGAGTCCAGACGAGCTAGGGCCGGATCAAAAACAAATAGGAATTTCCATAGCAATTCCGCCGCCATTCGCAGAGGAACTGACCGCTGCACGGGAGAGCTTTGGTGACCCGCTTGCGCGTGCCATTCCTCCGCATATCACCCTGCTTGGCCCCACGGTCATCAACGTTGGGGACCTTGACATGATCCGGGACCACACCGCTAGGGCCGCTAACACGATCAAGCCCTTCCGGGTGCACCTTCGTGGGACCGCGACTTTTAGGCCGATTTCTCCCGTGGTCTTCATCCAGGTGGTACAAGGTATCTCCGAATGTGAATCTCTTGAGCGGGCAGTTCGTAGCGGACCGCTGGATCTACCAACCAGGTTTAACTACCACCCCCACGTCACAATTGCGCATGAGGTTTCAGAGCGTGAACTGGACCGAGCCTTTGCAGACATGAACTCCTACAATGCGATTTTTCAGATCAATAAGATCCACCTATTCGAGCACGGCTCCGACCATAGGTGGCGTCCTGTGACGAGTTTCCCATTGGGATCTTCCGGAGGAATCTCCTAA